The nucleotide sequence GAACCCCGGCCCCGGGGTGCGCCGCCTGGCGGGGACCTATATGGCACGGGCCAACGCCGTGCCCCGATGTTGGAGTGAAAATCGTGTTTTCTGAGCTAATTTTCGGCCGTTTTTAACGCAAGCTGGCCTAGCTTTACGCCATCCCATCCTCTATAAGCGCGGCCTTATCGGCATCGCAGCCCGTGCGCGACGCGCTGGGCTCGTCCGGTTGCGGACGATGCCTCCGACAACACCCCTAGAGGACCGTTATGGCCGTTCCCAGAAGAAAAACATCGCCCTCGCGGCGTGGCATGCGCCGTTCGGCGGACGCCCTGAAGAAGCCGACCTATGCCGAGGACAAGGATTCCGGCGAACTGCGCCGTCCGCACCACCTCGACCTGAAGACCGGCATGTACAAGGGCCGGCAGGTGCTGAAAAAGAAGGAATCCTGATCGGGTTCGGGGGACAAGGCGCCGTTTCCAGCGGCGTCTGCCCGAATTTGGCCAACGAGTAGGCCAACGGTTCCAGAGGGCGAAGCGATGCTTTGTCCGGGGACATTCCGGTATTCCTGGGAAGGCGCGATACCCATGGTCGGTTTTCCGCTGCTTCTGATTCCGCTCGCGATCTACAACATCATCGTCTTCCTGATGCCCGACGTGTCGTTCACCGATCCGTTGGTGAAGCTGACGTTGATGTCAGGGGCGGAATGGACGGTGACGCTGAGCGACGTGCTGCTTGCGCTCGCCATCCTGCTGTTGCTCGCCGAAGTGATCAAGGGCGCGCGTCCCGGCGCGAAATATCTCACCGACCATCTGCTGTCGCTGATCGTGTTCGGCGCGGCGGCGGCCGAATTCGTGCTGTGGCCGAAATTCGGCACGTCGACCTATTTCCTGATGACGGCGCTGTCGCTGGTGGATTTCCTCTCCGGCCTCGCATTGCGAACGCGGCGACGAGCGGTGGCAGCGGCACCTGCACCTACACCTACACCTACACCTACACCTACACCTGCGCCTCCGCCAAAAGCCGCCGAAAAGGTCGAGGCCCCGGCGGCCAAGCCTCAAATCGAGCCCGCGCCGGCAGCCGCATCTGCGCCTGCTGCGCTATCAGTTCCCCCGGCAGCCGCTGTTGCCGAATCGGTGTTGAAGGATCAGCCCGAGCCGACACCGGTGCAGCCCGCTGTCGCGCCGGAGGCGACCTCGCCGAAAACGCCGGCACCCGAAGTCCATTCACCGGATGTCGCTTCGCCGGAAGTTCCGTCACCAGAAGTCCCGTCACCGGGACTGCAGCCGGGCCCAGGCTTTCCGCCATCGCCGGATAAGCCGGACACGCCTCAGCGCTGATCCATCGCGTTTTCGAGCCAGGCTCTAGAGCCTGTTCCGTTCC is from Bradyrhizobium sp. AZCC 2176 and encodes:
- the rpmF gene encoding 50S ribosomal protein L32 — its product is MAVPRRKTSPSRRGMRRSADALKKPTYAEDKDSGELRRPHHLDLKTGMYKGRQVLKKKES